The Vigna unguiculata cultivar IT97K-499-35 chromosome 11, ASM411807v1, whole genome shotgun sequence genomic sequence AATTTTATTCTTCAGTTTTAGTCctctaaaattgaaaaatattgtttttatttgttataaaatgGATGAATTGTGGTTGTAAtacatgtaaaatatattttttttcattgttcaGAAATTTGgaattactaattttaattccTAACTTTTTAGATagataaataacattttatatttctaaagtACTTTACTTGATGGCATTATATCACAATTCCACTACCACTTGGAATAGTCACTTGACTTTTCATTAAACACAAACATTTGATGAGTGTAACATAATATTTAAGGATAAAAAgcaatgattttaaattttagagagATAAAGGGAATTTTATGGgggttataaaattatttaagcgTATATTGAATTACAATTCAAAGACTtctacattaaaaatatatgtatgcaAAATCAGTTTTTATTGCATGTTTTCAAATGACTTTGTGTATCAATCAGTTTTTTAACATTCTGTTTCCAAACAAAACTCATGATATTAAAAACTCTCATTTACTTATAATGAATTCTTTTAAATCATATCAATTCAAATCAATACTATAAATACATTTCCAACATGCACTTAGTATGAACTGAGGGTATACGAATTTGTTTTTGAGGATGCTGAATTCTTTAACATGGATTGAAAGAATTTTTAATTGCATTTGTATTTCATTGTTCATTAATCCACAATCCAATCATtgtagttaattattttttccgCTTCTGTATTTCAGGGATAACATCATTCTTTGATTCTCAAggaaaaattaaagattattttaaaataaaaaagtccaTTGAAGATATTTTAAAGGAGGTTGGGATGACACCATCCGTGCCAAACACACCTCTTCCTGGTCCACCTGAAGCTCTTACTGTTCTCTTAGATGGTTGTGTCATTGGTTGTATAGCATCCAGTGAAGTGGAGAAAGTTGTGGCTTACATACGAGAATTAAAAGTCTCTTCTGCTTCAGTGGTTCGTTTTTGGTCAAAATCTCCGTGCTtccttatttaaatattaattggtgtTGACTTAAAACTATGTGGCACAGATTCCTGATGACATGGAAGTGGGATATGTTCCTTTGAGCATGGGTGGAGCCTATCCTGGTCTTTACCTTTCCACGTCCCCTTCAAGATTTGTTCGACcagtaaaaaatatatcaattccTTCCAATGGAAATGAAAACATTGAGCTCATTGGGCCATTTGAGCAggtcattataattttttcttatgtgttgtatgattgtttggagctattctaaaaaaaatcatcactGAACAATGCTTTCAACTTAGGATTTGCCAAATTTTAActgttttgtgtgtttttttaacAGGTTTTTATGGAAATTAGATGTCTTGATGGAGGAGATGGTGGAAGAAAAAGTTCATTTCCTGCGACTCATGAAGAAATCCACCCAACAGAAATGCTTAGTGTAGTTGCAAATCTCACCCCGTGGTCAGATCATAATCAGAGTCCACGAAATATGTACCAATGCCAGGTTCTATAATCTTTTGTCTTGGTATCCAAATCTATCTGAGATACAAAATTTTTTACTCTGGGTTATGATATGTAGATGGCAAAGCAAACAATGGCATTCTCTTCACAAACTATTCAACATCGTGCAGATCAGAAGTTGTATCATCTTCAGGTTTGTTCAAATCAGCATGTTGAAAATTGCAGATACACTAAGTTGGAAATAAATTGTAGTATGTGgtatataattatttcactTGCATATGTGtgatatatgatttttttttgtctaatcATAACAATCGGTCACCAAATTATATCCACTTCATGtgatatattgttattatttatacttattcTCCCTAGATTGTTATAACTTAAACATTTTGGGTATTTTCAGACTCCTCAGACTCCCATTGTACGCACAAGTACATATAGTAAGTACAACATTGATGAATTTCCGACAGGCACAAATGCTATTGTGGCAGTTCTGGCTTATACAGGGTAAGTGCTTTAATGCAAAACAACTGTAGTTTAATCTTCCTGCactattaacaaatattttctgTTAACTAATTACAGATATGATATGGAGGATGCCATGATTCTAAATAAGTCTTCAGTGGAACGTGGAATGTTTCATGGACAAATATATCAGGTTAGATACTGCCGCATCCAACTTGACATATTGcgtcataattaattttctctGTTACTTCATATTGAGGTACTATGACTTCATTTCATGTTAAAGTTTTAGCAGTTTTCTCTCAGATTCCATTGTTGctttaagttttctatttgcaAGACTATTCCCTTTCCAACATGTTTCATTCACACTCGATGCAGCCATGTACTGAAATGAAACCTAGCCTTTGTACTCTAGGAAGTTGGAATTTTCTATGAAGCAATGTTTTCTATGAAGCAATGTCTCTTAGTCGTATATCTTTCCTTGTTTTTccataacatttattattagCCTGAGGCATTTATTTGTTAGACAGAGAGTGCAAAAAAACACAATGCACTCTATGTAGAACTAGGCATATATTAACGTAGTGATGAATATACAGATCCTAGTTTCCTTGTTTGATATATAGATATACGTTCAACCTTAATCTCATGTGCAATGAACCTGGACAGCAAAGTGAAATAGATTATTTACATATTCAGCAATGTTTTTATCTTTGACATCCTTTTTACCCTTTTCTGATGTTCTCATTGGCTGCTTATATTCATTTcctttgtttttaatttgtgttGCTGCAAATTCTGATACCAAATTTTCTTTCTGTCTGTTTTTGGAAGACGGAAACTATTGACTTAACTGAACAAAGCAGAAAGTCAGACCAATCTTCGAGAATGTTCAGAAAAAGTAATGTAGAGAAATCAGCTCATCCCTCTATTGATTCAGATGGACTTCCACATGTTGGTCAGGTATTGTGCCTCTGCCCCTCTATTTCTTTTCTCTTGACTTCAATTTGTCATGTAAAACTTATTGTGTGACTTTCAGATGATACGACCAGATGAACCCTATTGTAGCATTTATAATGAAGTTACAAGTTCCACACACACATTTAAAAGAAAGGGTTCTGAAGCTGTTTATGTTGATTATGTTGCTGTGGATGTCAAAAACTCGAAGCAGCTTCAGAAGGTGAATCAAGAAAGCTCattataattttctctttatttggtgAACTAGTGTTTCTGTTTAAAAAGAACAATATATTTTGTCCCTTTCACGTTTTTGTTTAGTTCTTTTACATTTTGGACGTGCAAGGAACTGAGACTTGTATTGTGCTGATTGCCCCTATTTTTGTTTGCTGCCACCCTATTGTTATATAAGTGAAGGATGCTTTTGTGGTTTCTTCTtgtctttttttatttcctttcttcaataaaattttatccttttataattcataagaCAACAACTGTATTCCcaaatttgatttgtttatgAGACGACAGAATATTTGATTTGCCgtttaagtttataatttctATTCATCCCTGAtaaaatttttgatattttctgTTACACTGTATAATTCTGCATTTGTAATCTGATTACTGTTACAAGAGATATGTTACTGGCAATGGAAACATAAACTCAAGCTagattactatatatatatatatatatatatatatatatatatatttatatattcagtGTAGTTTGATTTGATCAGTCAGTTAATCTTAGTGAAAAGAAACTCAAAAGAGAATTTGAGAAGACGAACCGAAAAGTTTTATTATCACATCACACTGAAAACGTGAGTACAGAAATGTATTTATAGGCACTGCTTACTGACACACATGTGATAACATACATGTGATAACTAAGTAAACTATACAGACTAACTTGTTTATACGAacaattaatgtatttttttactGATCTTGTAGTTCTTTGTTGGATTCTTCACTTTCATCTGCTGATTTATATAGTTTGTTTTGTgcttgtaattaattatttggacCAGGTTAACATACGCTTTCGACATCCTCGGAACCCTGTTATTGGGGATAAATTTAGCAGTAGACATGGACAGAAAGGTGTTTGCTCTCAGTTGTGGCCAGATGTTGATATGCCATTTTCTGGAAATACTGGCATGCGCCCTGATCTCATCATCAATCCCCATGCATTTCCTTCCAGGATGACAATTGCTATGCTTTTGGAATCAGTTGCTGCTAAGGTACTACAATAGAGTAATGTGTGAAAAATATCATATTGCAAAAGCCTTATGAGTGAAGATTATCATATAAATTCTGAGGATTTTCCATTTGTAGTTAATGTCGTAGTAGTCAACAGTGCGCTAGCGTAGTGGAGTAGCTTTCACTAGTGGCCATTGCTAGCCCGTAAAAATAGTGGCATTCATTAACTAATTTTTACCCCTGGAATACAGTAGTTATTTCTGTTCTGACCTCTGTTACTTCACAGTTTATATAAGACTCTTTTTTCATCTGCTTTtgttctttcttcttcctttagaCTTCCCTGTTCACATTCTCCTAATTGTTATCTAATTTCTTGTGCTtcttttttattagtttcaatATCATCTTTCTTTTTTGATTTCGTTACTATGAacttgtattatttattataaatttctaTAGTTTAGGGCGTTTTTCTTTTTGAGTATTTATACGTGTAGTGGATTTGTTCCTGTGTAATAGTCTTTTTCTGGAGGAGAATTCGTTGGTTTTTATGTCAAATTTACAATTTGTAGACAAAacaacttttgtttttctaattatacccttatttctatttttattatgtattggAAATTGTTTGGAGAATGAAAACTGTAAGGGGTATAAACATTGCATTGAAAATAGTAgaattaaatgtttttcttgGTTTGGGTGAAAGAACCTTGAACAATTATTATATAGGAATAAAGGTACTTTTTAGtttgtattataaaattttaaaaaaagtagtcACTCTTCTATTTGGCTAGAGCAATTTCCTTGTTGGCTGGTTCCCACTGTCCAAAATTCATCACTACGGTTGGTTGAAGACAAAGATATCTGGTTCCCTTAATTGTTTTTCCGTGGATCATTGTTTAGATTTGTCTTCACTTGTTACCAATTATGTTGTTAACTTGAAGCATCATACTTGTACATACAAAAATGGTAGCTTGCATTTGTATTGTAGTGTTCACGAATCATCTTTcaagtttaaattatttattaaaattttttaccaaTACAAGTGGGATTGTACTATGTTTAGATAAATTACAGTATTTATTATACATACAATGACTAATAACGACTTAGAAAACTTGATATGTTTAttctaattaatatttgtatttttatgttgaTATTATACCAGTTTCTCAGGTTCTGTATCTTAATTGTGCTGTATCAGTCTCACTTCTGAAAGCATGCATGATTAATGATAATTTGTTCTTGCAGGGAGGTTCCTTACGTGGAGAATTTGTAGATGCAACTCCATTTCGAAGTTCAGTGAAGAAAGACGATGAGGGGTCTGATTCAAAATCTGGTTCCCTTGTGGATGATCTTGGTCTTATACTAAAAGAAAAGGGATTTAATTATCACGGTCTGGAGGTTCTATACAGTGGTGTTTATGGAACAGAGCTAACATGTGAAATATTTATTGGGCCTGTTTATTATCAGCGGCTGCGACACATGGTTTCAGACAAATTTCAGGTGAACAAATTCACTGCTCTTACTTCCTATAAAATCATCAGCAAAAGGATACTTCTCCATATTTTCTGTGATAACACATCAAAATATGTCAGGCTTTCTCTTAGAGAGTGGCTTTGATAAACTGCATCTGTATATCAAATTTAAGCTCAAAAGATTTATATGCTGGCGGGTAGGGATGGGTTGGGTAGGCACTATCTGAACTGCAACAGAAAATTTGACCCGTAATCCATTCTGTTACTTGTGTTACTTGGCAGATACTTGTTTAAAAagcataatatattttaaaatccggggatatttatagatattttaaaaaagtttatagatttttaaaatgaaatttaaataaaattacaaaaaatataatataatttaaattaagtataaattaaattttaattttaattaaatttagcctaataaaataaaataaaatattattttattttcttaagaaCAATGATTACCTGCTGTACGAATATTTGTACCTCACCTGTTCataaatagatattaaattatCCATTATTCATTATCTGCGGTATTTGTTTGAAGTATCACTTATTACTAGGAGCGGATTTTATCATGAATATTTAaagggtatttttgtcatccTGAATGACAGGACCGGAACAGTAGAACATATCTTCGTTCTTTTGAATTGCTTTCTGCTCACAAGAATTTCAGAGACATTTTGAATAAATAACAGTTTCAATCTTAATCTTGTTGACAAGTATATTGATTGCTCGGTACTTTTGTTCATATTCCCCCACTCGGCCGAGTTTCAACGAGGGATTAAGTTCCTAATGCCTATAAACtaaacaataacaacaaaggTTGTTTGATACCATATGTTCTTTCCATATTATAGGTTCGATCTACTGGCACAATTGATCAGGTTACCCGGCAGCCAATAAAAGGACGGAAGCGTGGTGGAGGAATTCGATTCGGCGAAATGGAACGTGACTCTCTGCTTGCACACGGAGCTGCATATCTTCTGCATGATAGGTTGCACACATGTTCTGATTATCACATTGCTGATGTATGTTCTCTATGTGGAAGCATGCTGACAACAACATTCATCGAGCCGCAGAAGAGGCCGGTGCGCCAGATCGGTGGGCTACCCCCCGGAAGAACCGCGAAGAAGGTTACCTGTCATGCTTGCCAAACGAGTAGAGGCATGGAGACTGTTGCCATGCCTTATGTGTTCAGATATTTGGCTGCAGAGTTAGCAGCAATGAACATTAAAATGACTCTCAAGCTCACTGATGGAGCTGAAGTTGGAGCCTAATATGTTTACATTATAGTATAGTCTCAGCTGCTCTTAAACTGATTGAATGTGGTGAAGCTTGTGATTGCAGCATGAATCTTCAATGGAGCTCAGATGCTTGCTCACATCATGGGAGAGTTAAAAATTTTGCTGACCCTTTTAACAGAAATTTTGCTCACATCATGGAGAGTTAAAAATTTTGGAGCACAAGGTTTGAAGTGTTATTCATTTTGTCAATTGTTATGTGGAAAGTGTTCAACGGATTCAGAAGGTGGGAAGACTTACGTGGATTTTATAGTTATTGTAAATTCTATCGTAGCCTTGAGTTGGGGTCTTGATTATTGCTACTTGAAGATAGAtacatttttctattattattttgcatattacCAGTAagtttatacaatttttagtttaatgatATAGTTATTATGTGGATTTTTTGTATGCCGTCAATGAATTAAAATTCACTTTAGCTAAAACATTCAAAGTATTagagaaataatttttatttctgtgAAAATCCATGACGTCAGTGTTGTTGCATGTTATTTTGTTGTGTACTGATTTCCTTAAATAAAATCAcgtttgtaaatatttttattttatagatggATATTTAGAAGCTTGATAATGGATGCAATGAATACTGAGATATAGGTATGAAAAAACAAAGACatggaagaagagaaaaaaaaaatcatttacggAGGAGGTGGAACAAGGTAGAATTTGGGAtagcaaaagaaaatatatatgaagTGAATATGGCTTTGAATAAGTGCATGGGAATTGTAACATTCATTCTAACATGAAGAATGATACAATTAACATTTATAGTAATATGGACCTTATATGCTCGAATGCTCGTGGAAGTTTAATTTTCGTGTGTTTGATGTGTAGAATTATTCCTTTGAATGATGGGCAAAAGACAATTTATGGAACCAAATGTAGGTGACTTTTCCATTTCTATTCTTCATCAAATGATTATATTTCCCatttatttgttgaaaaaaaatgttcgaAGACATGTCCtccaaaatatgtaaatatagtGTTAGATTGTTTTAGAAAGATTAAATGTTGGTTtagtactataaatattattttaatatcatgaaaaaaaattccGAGCGTAAAATACACTACAGAGCTAAAACAATCACATCAAAAGCTGATATatcaagaaataaaagaaaagattttaACGTGTTCTTCAAtacatttcttaatttaaacCTTTCGTTTATTTAGTTAATAGAAAAATGATAGCCACTCATTCATAGATGGAATGTGGAGAAGACTCGGCAATTATTGGTTGACTAAGCATCTAGTGGAATGCTTGCAATCCATATTGGAAGAACTGTGGTGTGGTAGAGAAACTAAGTCAAGGTACATGTGAAACAAGAACAAAAGGGAACAAAGCAGGAAAAGAAAGAACGGGAAAAAGAGCAATGAAAGCTTTGTCTTATTGtcagaaagagaaaaatacaCAAAACTCTTTTTATGATATCAGAAAAACTAATCTATGACAGTGTATAAAGGAAAACATGAATGAGGACGCTAAGCGCGACCAATATCGCTTGGCGCAATGGAGAAAGATTATCAGTCCCTTAAACTGGGAATAGATATCTTTCATTTCCACTTGAAAAGATGAATCTTGAACAAGGATGGAGGCAGAGGCTTGGTAAGGATGTTAGCTATTTGAAAAGTGGAACAGATTGGGAGCATTTTGATCAAACCAAGAGCAGCCTCGTCACGAACGACATGAGTAACTATTTTAATGTGTTCAGTGTGTTCGTGAAAAACTTGGTTGGaagcaattggagtg encodes the following:
- the LOC114169813 gene encoding DNA-directed RNA polymerase I subunit 2, encoding MVVKPGSVPDFEALRELFKHHIESFDHMVDAGLDTAIRHIKAVEVFDELTATKLRISLENPVMYPPQKERISRTMKEALLPFECRQAKISYTGKLTIDVCFQYNDGPVIRETLNFGQFPIMLQSKLCNLRGADPKKLVSYKEEASEMGGYFVLNGLERVIRLLIMPKRNYPTSMVRNSFSERREGYTDKAVVIRCVRADQSSLSIRLYYLRNGSARLGFWLRGREYLLPVGIVLKALIKTSDREIYVKLTSCYNEKYAKGKGVVGTQLVGERAKIILDELRDLSLFTQDQCLEYIGEHFQPIMPELKQASYSIVAEAVLKDCILVHLDENFDKFNLLIFMLQKLFSLIDQTSVPDNPDSLQNHEVLLPGHLITLYIKEKLEDWLQKGRRLIMDEIDKKSQKFDISDIAQVKKIMDKNSSKQVSAAVENMLKTGRLVTQTGLDLQQRAGYTVQAERLNFLRFISHFRSVHRGASFAGLRTTTVRKLLPESWGFLCPVHTPDGEPCGLLNHLTRTCRITSFFDSQGKIKDYFKIKKSIEDILKEVGMTPSVPNTPLPGPPEALTVLLDGCVIGCIASSEVEKVVAYIRELKVSSASVIPDDMEVGYVPLSMGGAYPGLYLSTSPSRFVRPVKNISIPSNGNENIELIGPFEQVFMEIRCLDGGDGGRKSSFPATHEEIHPTEMLSVVANLTPWSDHNQSPRNMYQCQMAKQTMAFSSQTIQHRADQKLYHLQTPQTPIVRTSTYSKYNIDEFPTGTNAIVAVLAYTGYDMEDAMILNKSSVERGMFHGQIYQTETIDLTEQSRKSDQSSRMFRKSNVEKSAHPSIDSDGLPHVGQMIRPDEPYCSIYNEVTSSTHTFKRKGSEAVYVDYVAVDVKNSKQLQKVNIRFRHPRNPVIGDKFSSRHGQKGVCSQLWPDVDMPFSGNTGMRPDLIINPHAFPSRMTIAMLLESVAAKGGSLRGEFVDATPFRSSVKKDDEGSDSKSGSLVDDLGLILKEKGFNYHGLEVLYSGVYGTELTCEIFIGPVYYQRLRHMVSDKFQVRSTGTIDQVTRQPIKGRKRGGGIRFGEMERDSLLAHGAAYLLHDRLHTCSDYHIADVCSLCGSMLTTTFIEPQKRPVRQIGGLPPGRTAKKVTCHACQTSRGMETVAMPYVFRYLAAELAAMNIKMTLKLTDGAEVGA